A region from the Triticum aestivum cultivar Chinese Spring chromosome 3D, IWGSC CS RefSeq v2.1, whole genome shotgun sequence genome encodes:
- the LOC123073775 gene encoding endonuclease 2: MQGRQAGTALLLLVGVVVAALPAPSLGWGVDGHLIICQIAQARLSDAAAKAVSELLPSGAGGNLSSLCSWADRVRFRYHWSAPLHFIDVPDNVCSYSYDRDCKDEDGVKGRCVAGAINNYTSQLLTYGSSSLSPSSKSSSSGQYNLTEALLFLSHFMGDIHQPLHCGFASDRGGNTIDVHWYRRKTVLHHVWDVSIIQTAEKDYYDEGAGEFVDALNKNITGAWSDKVQEWEECAKNQTACPDKYGSESITAACDSAYKGVTEDSTLSDEYFGSRLPVVNLRLAQGGVRLAATLNRIFGQSKA; the protein is encoded by the exons ATGCAGGGTCGTCAGGCCGGCACGGCGCTCCTGCTCCTGGTCGGCGTCGTCGTCGCGGCCCTCCCCGCGCCGTCGCTCGGCTGGGGCGTCGACGGCCACCTCATCATCTGCCAGATCGCGCAG GCGCGGCTGAGCGACGCGGCGGCGAAGGCGGTGAGCGAGCTGCTGCCGTCGGGCGCCGGCGGCAACCTGAGCAGCCTCTGCTCCTGGGCCGACAGGGTCAGGTTCAGGTACCACTGGTCGGCGCCGCTCCACTTCATCGACGTCCCCGACAACGTCTGCAGCTACTCCTACGACA GGGACTGCAAGGACGAGGACGGCGTCAAGGGCCGCTGCGTCGCCGGCGCCATCAACAACTACACCTCCCAGCTCCTCACCTACGGATCATCATCGCTGTCGCCATCTTCTAAATCTTCCTCTTCCGGCCAAT ATAACCTTACAGAAGCGCTCCTGTTCCTCTCACACTTCATGGGAGACATCCACCAG CCACTGCATTGTGGTTTTGCTTCTGACAGAGGCGGGAACACCATCGACGTCCACTGGTACAGGAGGAAGACCGTCCTCCACCAT GTTTGGGATGTGAGCATCATCCAGACGGCGGAGAAGGACTACTACGACGAAGGCGCGGGCGAATTCGTCGACGCGCTGAACAAGAACATAACG GGGGCGTGGTCGGACAAAGTGCAGGAATGGGAGGAGTGCGCCAAGAACCAGACGGCGTGCCCTGACAA ATATGGGTCGGAGAGCATCACCGCGGCATGCGACTCGGCGTACAAGGGCGTGACAGAAGATTCAACGCTGAGTG ATGAGTATTTCGGGAGTAGACTGCCGGTGGTGAACCTGAGGCTGGCGCAAGGCGGCGTCCGATTGGCGGCTACGCTCAACAGGATATTCGGTCAATCCAAGGCTTAG